In Candidatus Promineifilum breve, one genomic interval encodes:
- a CDS encoding phosphotransferase enzyme family protein yields MTIRIARSFIAAESVAEIVAAEYDCPPPVSAKLFSKLLRTQDNDHYLVTAGDGAQYAFRMYQQGDRFRRVESDYLYEMDWLNFLRERELPVSYPITRRDGGTIGHLDAPEGLRYYAMFSLAHGDPLSLKDPEQLYTMGEMMARIHVVSDGFTSPHARKPIDLAYLLDRPLERIRRLWVDDRIGELDLVLTAAEEARDELAGLVEQFPADGWGPIGGDFHHSSVYFDEVNRPTFFNFDLCGPGWRAYDIAAFLSNANLMHAPAERAEAFFAGYFAVRQLNDAEHAAIAPFLTIRRVWLMGAFAREDGLVGHTFMGSI; encoded by the coding sequence ATGACAATCCGCATCGCCCGTTCCTTTATCGCCGCCGAGTCCGTGGCCGAGATTGTGGCCGCGGAGTACGATTGCCCGCCGCCGGTGTCGGCCAAGCTGTTTTCCAAGCTGCTGCGCACGCAGGACAACGACCACTACCTGGTGACGGCGGGCGACGGCGCGCAATACGCCTTTCGCATGTACCAGCAGGGCGACCGCTTCCGCCGGGTGGAGTCGGATTACCTGTATGAGATGGACTGGCTCAACTTCCTGCGGGAGCGCGAACTGCCCGTCTCCTACCCCATCACGCGGCGCGACGGCGGGACGATCGGCCACCTGGACGCGCCGGAAGGCTTACGTTATTACGCCATGTTCTCGCTGGCCCACGGCGATCCGCTGTCGCTGAAGGACCCGGAGCAGCTTTACACGATGGGCGAGATGATGGCCCGCATCCACGTCGTCTCCGACGGCTTCACCTCGCCCCACGCCCGCAAGCCCATCGATTTGGCCTATCTGCTCGACCGGCCGCTGGAGCGCATCCGCCGCCTGTGGGTCGATGACCGCATCGGCGAACTCGATCTGGTGCTGACCGCGGCCGAGGAAGCCCGCGACGAACTGGCCGGGCTGGTGGAGCAGTTCCCGGCCGATGGCTGGGGGCCAATCGGCGGCGACTTCCATCACAGCAGCGTCTACTTCGACGAGGTCAACCGGCCGACGTTCTTCAACTTCGACCTGTGCGGGCCGGGCTGGCGGGCCTACGACATCGCCGCCTTCCTGTCCAACGCCAATCTGATGCACGCCCCGGCCGAGCGGGCTGAGGCGTTCTTCGCCGGCTACTTCGCCGTCCGCCAGCTGAATGACGCCGAACACGCCGCCATCGCCCCATTCCTGACCATTCGCCGCGTGTGGCTCATGGGCGCGTTCGCGCGCGAGGATGGGTTGGTGGGGCATACGTTTATGGGGTCTATCTAA
- a CDS encoding bifunctional metallophosphatase/5'-nucleotidase: MNQSKIRRFVPLFVLLALALVLAIAIAPASAQQRARSVTIQILAVNDFHGNLVPPSGSSGRVTLVDNPSPTPDVTVDAGGVEYLATHIQALEATNPRTVIVSAGDMIGATPLLSALFHDEPTIEAFNRIGLDFNAVGNHEFDEGTQELLRMQNGGCHPVDGCLDGDGFNGARFQYLAANVVNANTGKTLFPAYKIKNFSGVKVAFIGMTLEGTPNIVTPSGIAGYNFLDEADTVNALIKELKKKGVETIVVLIHEGGLPAAIDQYNGCPAVSGPIVDIVERTDDEVDLFITGHTHQPYNCIIDGRPVSSAFSFGRIVTDVDMTMSRNTGEVESITVNNVIVTRDVPKSNWMTNLIAEYNAVAAPLANRVIGSITADITRAANPAGESALGDVIADGQLEATDDPGFGDAVVAFMNPGGIRADLVYAQISGSEQPGEVTYGEMFTVQPFGNSMVTLTLTGNQIDTLLEQQWLGPNVAAAKILQVSEGFSYTWSTAAAAGSKVDIASIMIDGVAINPTGTYRVTVNSFLADGGDGFYVLRDGTDRLGGEVDTDAFEDYFQAHSPVPPGPQNRITVAP; encoded by the coding sequence ATGAATCAGTCGAAGATACGTCGTTTTGTGCCACTGTTTGTGCTGTTGGCGCTCGCGCTCGTGCTCGCCATCGCCATTGCGCCGGCCTCGGCCCAGCAAAGGGCACGCAGCGTCACGATCCAGATCCTGGCCGTGAATGACTTCCACGGCAACCTGGTCCCGCCGTCCGGCTCGTCCGGCCGCGTGACCCTGGTCGACAATCCGTCGCCCACCCCGGACGTCACCGTCGACGCCGGCGGCGTGGAATACCTGGCGACCCACATCCAGGCCCTGGAAGCCACCAACCCGCGGACGGTCATCGTCTCGGCCGGCGACATGATCGGCGCCACGCCGCTGCTCTCGGCCCTGTTCCACGATGAACCGACCATCGAAGCCTTCAACCGCATCGGCCTGGACTTCAACGCCGTGGGCAACCACGAGTTTGACGAAGGCACGCAGGAACTGCTGCGTATGCAGAACGGCGGTTGCCACCCGGTTGACGGCTGCCTCGACGGCGACGGCTTCAATGGCGCCCGCTTCCAATATCTGGCCGCCAACGTGGTCAACGCCAATACCGGCAAGACGCTCTTCCCGGCCTACAAGATCAAGAACTTCTCGGGTGTCAAGGTGGCCTTCATCGGCATGACCCTGGAAGGCACGCCCAACATCGTCACCCCGTCCGGCATCGCCGGCTACAATTTCCTTGACGAGGCCGACACCGTCAATGCCCTGATCAAGGAACTGAAGAAGAAGGGCGTCGAGACCATCGTTGTGCTCATCCATGAAGGCGGTTTGCCGGCGGCCATCGACCAGTACAACGGCTGCCCGGCCGTCTCCGGCCCCATCGTCGACATCGTCGAGCGCACCGACGATGAAGTTGACCTGTTCATCACCGGTCATACCCACCAGCCCTACAACTGCATCATCGACGGCCGCCCGGTGTCGAGCGCCTTCTCCTTCGGCCGCATCGTCACCGACGTCGATATGACCATGTCGCGCAACACCGGCGAGGTCGAATCGATCACCGTCAACAACGTGATCGTCACCCGCGACGTGCCCAAGAGCAACTGGATGACCAACCTGATCGCCGAGTACAACGCCGTGGCCGCCCCGCTGGCTAACCGCGTCATCGGTTCGATCACCGCCGACATCACCCGCGCCGCCAACCCGGCCGGCGAGTCGGCCCTGGGCGACGTGATCGCCGACGGCCAGTTGGAAGCCACCGATGATCCCGGCTTCGGCGACGCGGTCGTGGCCTTCATGAACCCCGGTGGCATTCGCGCCGACCTCGTCTATGCCCAGATCAGCGGCAGCGAGCAGCCCGGCGAAGTCACCTACGGCGAGATGTTCACCGTCCAGCCGTTCGGCAACAGCATGGTGACGTTGACCCTGACCGGCAACCAGATCGACACCCTGCTGGAGCAGCAATGGCTCGGCCCCAACGTGGCCGCGGCGAAAATCCTGCAAGTGTCCGAAGGCTTCAGCTATACGTGGAGCACGGCTGCGGCCGCCGGCAGCAAGGTCGACATCGCCAGCATCATGATCGATGGCGTGGCGATTAACCCCACCGGCACGTATCGCGTGACGGTCAATAGCTTCCTGGCCGACGGCGGCGACGGCTTCTACGTCCTGCGCGACGGTACGGATCGCCTGGGTGGCGAGGTCGATACCGACGCCTTCGAGGACTACTTCCAGGCCCACTCGCCGGTTCCGCCCGGCCCGCAAAACCGCATCACGGTTGCGCCGTAG
- a CDS encoding type II toxin-antitoxin system PemK/MazF family toxin encodes MRRGEVWWVNFDPSVGGEIRKRRPAVIVSNDAANAYLNRLQVIPLTSNVERVYPSEALVTLNGRPGKAMADQLTTVSKQRLGEKLGELTADEMKRIDHAVRVQLGLIDPTSSN; translated from the coding sequence ATGCGGCGTGGTGAAGTGTGGTGGGTGAACTTTGATCCGTCCGTGGGCGGGGAGATTAGAAAGCGACGGCCGGCGGTGATCGTCAGCAATGACGCCGCCAATGCCTACCTGAACCGGCTTCAAGTCATCCCACTGACGTCAAACGTTGAGCGCGTCTATCCCAGTGAAGCGCTGGTGACCCTGAACGGTCGTCCTGGCAAGGCAATGGCCGACCAGTTGACGACAGTGAGCAAGCAACGTTTGGGCGAGAAGTTAGGCGAACTGACGGCCGACGAAATGAAGCGGATTGATCACGCGGTGCGCGTCCAGCTTGGACTGATCGATCCCACGAGCAGCAATTGA
- a CDS encoding nucleotidyl transferase AbiEii/AbiGii toxin family protein — protein sequence MQALTFWKTITMDQSGFLEEIVATLDDNGIRYCVIGGQGVNAYVEPLVSLDLDLVIAIDQLEQVEALLEKSGFQIKRFPHSLNVTLPDSSLRLQIQTDPRYAAFPLRATERDVLGLLLPVASVADILQGKVWAFLDPERRGSKRQKDLADIARLLEGYPELLPQVPEEIISRLV from the coding sequence ATGCAAGCGCTGACCTTTTGGAAAACTATCACGATGGATCAATCTGGCTTCCTGGAAGAGATCGTTGCCACGCTTGATGATAATGGGATTCGCTACTGTGTGATCGGTGGGCAGGGTGTCAACGCCTACGTCGAACCATTGGTCAGTCTTGACCTTGACTTGGTTATCGCCATCGATCAGTTAGAACAGGTCGAAGCGCTGCTGGAAAAAAGCGGATTTCAAATCAAACGGTTCCCCCATAGCCTCAACGTTACTCTGCCCGATTCAAGCTTGCGTTTGCAGATCCAGACCGACCCGCGCTACGCCGCTTTCCCGCTAAGAGCCACGGAACGAGATGTATTAGGGTTGTTGCTGCCGGTAGCCTCGGTTGCCGATATTTTACAAGGCAAAGTTTGGGCTTTTCTTGACCCCGAACGGCGCGGCAGCAAACGGCAAAAGGATCTGGCGGATATTGCGCGGTTGTTGGAAGGGTATCCTGAGTTACTTCCTCAAGTACCGGAAGAGATAATTTCTCGGTTGGTATAG
- a CDS encoding TIGR03617 family F420-dependent LLM class oxidoreductase, which produces MKFDVSFLQPKLEQMPAYAAAAEALGFDGFWAAETNSDPFLNLALAAEHSRRMTLGTAIAVAFPRSPAILAYTAWDLQRYARGRFVLGLGPQVKAHNVLRFGVKWEKPVKKMRETIEAIRAFWHCWQTGAPLDYAGEFFKLALMTPFFNPGPIDYPPPPIYIAAVNEQMLRLAGSHCEGVHIHALHTARYLREVALPEIGEGLARAGRTRAEFAVNTSVFVIPTDDPAEARAAEAHVRQQLSFYMSTPAYKSVLALHGWEGVADELGQLARGGQWDEMGRLISDEILDTFAVTGRWAELPGLIRARYGDLLDRVGYYLPFEPGANDAGWAASIAGFREEETTD; this is translated from the coding sequence ATGAAGTTCGACGTCAGTTTCCTGCAACCCAAACTGGAGCAAATGCCGGCCTATGCCGCCGCGGCCGAGGCGCTGGGCTTCGATGGCTTCTGGGCGGCCGAGACCAACAGCGACCCGTTCCTCAATCTGGCCCTGGCCGCCGAGCACAGCCGGCGGATGACGCTGGGCACGGCCATCGCCGTGGCCTTTCCGCGCAGCCCGGCCATCCTGGCCTACACCGCCTGGGACTTGCAGCGCTATGCGCGCGGCCGGTTCGTGCTGGGGCTGGGGCCACAGGTGAAGGCCCACAACGTGTTGCGCTTCGGCGTCAAGTGGGAGAAGCCGGTCAAGAAGATGCGCGAGACCATCGAGGCCATCCGCGCTTTCTGGCACTGCTGGCAGACGGGCGCGCCGCTGGACTACGCCGGCGAGTTCTTCAAGTTGGCCCTGATGACCCCCTTCTTCAACCCCGGCCCCATCGACTACCCGCCGCCGCCGATCTACATCGCCGCCGTCAATGAGCAGATGTTGCGACTGGCCGGGTCGCATTGCGAGGGCGTCCACATCCACGCCCTGCACACTGCCCGCTATCTGCGCGAGGTGGCCCTGCCGGAGATCGGGGAAGGGCTGGCCCGCGCCGGCCGGACGCGGGCCGAGTTCGCCGTCAATACGTCGGTCTTTGTCATCCCCACCGACGACCCGGCCGAGGCGCGGGCGGCCGAAGCCCACGTGCGGCAGCAGCTTTCCTTCTACATGAGCACCCCGGCCTACAAGTCGGTGCTGGCGCTGCACGGCTGGGAAGGCGTGGCCGACGAGTTGGGCCAGTTGGCCCGCGGCGGTCAGTGGGACGAGATGGGCCGGCTCATCAGCGATGAGATACTCGACACCTTCGCCGTCACCGGCCGCTGGGCCGAGTTGCCGGGCCTCATCCGCGCCCGCTATGGCGACCTGCTCGACCGCGTGGGCTACTATCTGCCCTTTGAGCCGGGCGCGAACGACGCCGGCTGGGCTGCGTCCATCGCCGGGTTCAGGGAAGAGGAAACCACAGATTGA
- a CDS encoding acetyl/propionyl/methylcrotonyl-CoA carboxylase subunit alpha, which yields MTIYHFETILVANRGEIARRVIRACRRLGIRAVAVYSDADARSIHVTEADAAFRLGPAPAAESYLNIPAILEAARLAGAEAIHPGYGFLAENAGFARACAAAGLVFIGPSPEAIAAMGDKRAARALAQRLGVPVVPGYDGAEQSEAAFVQAAARIGYPIMVKAAAGGGGKGMRLVDDPAALSEALAGARREAESAFGAGDLLLERALSRPRHVEVQVLGDAHGNLIHLGERDCSIQRRHQKVIEESPAPGLPDELRAALGAAAVTLAEAIGYSGAGTVEFLVADGRYYFLEMNTRLQVEHPVTELVSGIDLVEWQLRVAAGQALPWTQAENRPRGHAIEARLYAEDAADAFRPSTGTVLLWRPAAGEGLRVDDGIGDGDEVTAYYDPLLAKIIAHGATRAEAIGRLRRALEQTTLLGLTTNLPLLRDVLGRPAFAAGELSTSFLADHAADLDPTGEATAPALMAVALARYQLDAAGGPGYWRNNPGQPAPYGFRVGGQDCEIRLWPQRRAAGAFTIQLPGGEPRDVVLNGHDGPDMTLTVDGRQWRLALARSGATWWVQAGVEAMRIEALPLLPEPQRAGGGGSLRAPLPGRVLAVLVQPGETVAEGQPLMKLEAMKMEHTIRSAAEGIVEAVYFAVGDQVAADALLLRLGEG from the coding sequence TTGACTATCTACCACTTTGAGACCATCCTCGTCGCCAATCGAGGTGAGATCGCCCGCCGCGTCATCCGCGCCTGCCGCCGCCTGGGCATTCGCGCCGTGGCCGTCTATTCCGATGCCGATGCGCGAAGCATCCATGTAACCGAGGCCGACGCCGCCTTTCGCCTCGGCCCGGCTCCGGCGGCCGAGTCCTATCTCAACATTCCCGCCATCCTGGAAGCCGCCCGCCTGGCCGGGGCCGAGGCCATCCATCCCGGCTACGGCTTCCTGGCCGAGAATGCCGGCTTCGCCCGCGCCTGCGCGGCGGCCGGACTGGTCTTCATCGGCCCGTCGCCGGAGGCCATCGCCGCCATGGGCGACAAGCGCGCCGCCCGCGCCCTGGCCCAGCGCCTGGGCGTGCCCGTCGTCCCCGGCTATGACGGCGCGGAGCAGAGCGAGGCCGCCTTTGTCCAAGCCGCCGCGCGCATCGGCTACCCGATCATGGTCAAGGCCGCGGCCGGCGGCGGCGGCAAGGGGATGCGCCTCGTGGACGACCCGGCGGCCTTGTCCGAGGCGTTGGCCGGGGCGCGGCGCGAGGCCGAATCGGCCTTCGGCGCGGGCGATTTGCTGCTGGAGCGCGCCCTGTCGCGCCCGCGCCACGTCGAGGTGCAAGTACTGGGCGACGCCCACGGCAATCTCATCCACCTGGGCGAGCGCGATTGCTCCATCCAGCGCCGCCACCAGAAGGTGATCGAGGAGTCGCCCGCGCCGGGCCTGCCGGACGAATTGCGGGCGGCGCTGGGCGCGGCGGCGGTGACACTGGCCGAGGCCATCGGCTACAGCGGCGCGGGCACGGTCGAGTTTCTGGTGGCCGACGGCCGCTATTACTTCCTGGAGATGAACACCCGCCTGCAGGTGGAGCATCCGGTGACGGAGTTGGTCAGCGGCATTGACCTCGTGGAGTGGCAGCTCCGGGTGGCCGCGGGCCAGGCGCTGCCCTGGACGCAGGCCGAGAACCGACCGCGCGGCCACGCCATCGAGGCCCGGCTCTATGCCGAGGACGCCGCCGATGCGTTTCGGCCGTCCACCGGCACGGTGTTGCTGTGGCGGCCGGCGGCGGGCGAAGGGCTGCGCGTCGATGACGGCATCGGCGACGGCGACGAAGTGACGGCCTACTATGATCCCCTGCTGGCGAAGATCATCGCCCACGGCGCGACGCGGGCCGAGGCCATCGGCCGCCTGCGCCGCGCGCTGGAACAGACCACGCTGCTCGGCCTGACGACCAATCTGCCGCTCTTGCGCGACGTACTCGGCCGCCCGGCCTTCGCCGCCGGGGAGTTGAGCACCTCGTTCCTTGCCGACCACGCCGCCGACCTCGACCCCACGGGCGAGGCCACGGCCCCGGCGCTCATGGCCGTCGCCCTGGCCCGCTATCAACTCGACGCCGCCGGCGGGCCGGGCTATTGGCGCAACAACCCCGGCCAACCGGCCCCCTATGGCTTTAGGGTGGGCGGGCAGGATTGCGAAATCCGTCTGTGGCCCCAGCGCCGCGCGGCGGGCGCGTTCACCATCCAGCTACCCGGCGGCGAGCCGCGTGACGTGGTGCTGAACGGCCACGATGGCCCGGACATGACCTTGACCGTGGACGGCCGGCAGTGGCGGCTGGCGCTGGCCCGGTCGGGCGCGACGTGGTGGGTTCAGGCCGGGGTGGAGGCGATGCGCATCGAAGCGTTGCCGCTGTTGCCGGAGCCGCAACGGGCGGGCGGCGGCGGTTCGTTGCGCGCGCCGCTGCCCGGCCGCGTGTTGGCCGTGCTGGTGCAGCCGGGCGAGACAGTCGCCGAGGGCCAGCCGCTGATGAAACTAGAAGCGATGAAGATGGAGCACACCATCCGCAGCGCGGCCGAGGGCATCGTGGAAGCCGTCTACTTCGCCGTGGGCGATCAGGTGGCGGCCGATGCGCTGCTACTGCGCCTCGGCGAGGGCTGA
- a CDS encoding addiction module antitoxin, whose amino-acid sequence MLKKLTITIDEDVYAGLYAVVGPRHISRFIEDLVRPHVTFHDLAAAYQQMAEDEEREAEALEWTEATVGDVGDAAW is encoded by the coding sequence ATGCTCAAAAAATTAACCATTACTATCGATGAAGATGTCTACGCTGGCCTCTACGCCGTCGTTGGGCCGCGCCACATCAGCCGCTTCATCGAAGACCTGGTGCGCCCGCACGTCACGTTCCACGACTTGGCCGCCGCCTATCAGCAGATGGCCGAAGATGAAGAGCGGGAAGCCGAGGCGCTGGAATGGACCGAAGCGACGGTGGGGGACGTGGGCGATGCGGCGTGGTGA
- a CDS encoding DUF433 domain-containing protein → MMELTATMAIPLAASEEGVIRVAGTRVRLDTVVYAFNEGYTAEEIVTQYPALDLTDVYAVIAYYLGHRATIDDYVAERAEKAAALRHGIETKPEYQAFRQQLLQRRASL, encoded by the coding sequence ATGATGGAACTGACGGCGACGATGGCAATTCCTTTGGCAGCCTCGGAAGAAGGCGTGATACGTGTGGCCGGCACGCGCGTTCGCCTGGATACCGTCGTCTACGCCTTCAACGAGGGCTATACAGCCGAGGAAATTGTCACCCAATACCCGGCCCTGGACTTGACCGACGTCTATGCGGTGATTGCCTATTATCTGGGCCATCGAGCAACCATAGACGACTACGTGGCCGAACGAGCGGAAAAAGCGGCAGCCCTTAGACACGGAATCGAAACCAAGCCGGAGTATCAGGCTTTCCGGCAACAATTATTGCAACGACGCGCTTCCCTATAA
- a CDS encoding acyl-CoA dehydrogenase family protein, with product MFSYFTAEHDAFRRTVRRFVETEINPHVEEWEAARLWPAHELLKKMGDLGLLGLGYPEEYGGGGVDYWYNTVLLEELGRADCAAVPMGIAVHTDMATPALAEFGSDELKRRFLAPAIAGDMVAAIGVSEPDAGSDVAAIRTRATADGDDYVINGAKMWITNGAQADFVTLLVRTGGERGFRGMSLIVVPTATPGFHVSRTLEKMGNHASDTAILTFEDVRVPQANRIGAEGMGFILQMKQFQKERLAGSLMSTVGMEKMIRLTIDYTRGRQAFGRPLIDNQWIHFRLAELLTEVEALRQLNYHCVRLLIAGEDLTKEVSMAKLKAGRLAREVADTCVQFHGGMGYVEEYPMARYFRDARLLSIGGGADEIMLGIIAKYENILPKG from the coding sequence ATGTTCTCGTATTTCACCGCCGAACACGACGCCTTTCGCCGCACGGTGCGCCGGTTTGTGGAGACGGAGATTAACCCCCACGTCGAAGAGTGGGAGGCGGCGCGCCTCTGGCCGGCCCACGAGTTGCTCAAGAAGATGGGCGATCTGGGCCTGCTGGGCCTGGGCTACCCGGAGGAATACGGCGGCGGCGGTGTGGATTACTGGTACAACACCGTCTTGCTGGAGGAGTTGGGCCGGGCCGATTGCGCCGCCGTGCCCATGGGCATTGCCGTCCACACCGACATGGCGACGCCCGCCCTGGCCGAGTTCGGTAGCGACGAACTGAAGCGCCGCTTTCTGGCCCCGGCCATCGCCGGCGACATGGTGGCGGCCATCGGCGTCAGCGAACCCGACGCCGGCTCCGACGTGGCCGCCATCCGCACCCGCGCCACGGCCGACGGCGACGATTACGTCATCAACGGGGCCAAGATGTGGATCACCAACGGCGCGCAGGCCGATTTCGTCACCCTGCTGGTTCGCACCGGCGGCGAGCGCGGCTTTCGCGGCATGTCGCTCATCGTCGTGCCCACCGCTACGCCCGGCTTCCACGTCAGCCGCACGCTGGAGAAGATGGGCAACCACGCCAGCGATACGGCCATCCTGACCTTCGAGGACGTGCGCGTGCCCCAGGCCAACCGCATCGGCGCGGAAGGCATGGGCTTTATCCTGCAAATGAAGCAGTTCCAGAAGGAGCGGCTGGCCGGGTCGCTGATGAGCACGGTGGGGATGGAGAAGATGATCCGGCTGACCATCGACTACACCCGCGGCCGGCAGGCGTTCGGGCGGCCGCTCATCGATAACCAGTGGATCCACTTCCGGCTGGCCGAACTGCTGACCGAGGTCGAGGCGTTGCGCCAGTTGAACTACCACTGCGTCCGGCTGCTCATCGCCGGCGAGGACCTGACCAAAGAGGTGTCGATGGCTAAGCTGAAGGCCGGGCGGTTGGCTCGCGAGGTGGCCGACACTTGCGTGCAATTCCACGGCGGCATGGGCTACGTCGAGGAGTACCCGATGGCCCGCTACTTCCGCGACGCCCGGCTGCTGTCCATCGGCGGCGGCGCGGACGAGATCATGTTGGGCATTATTGCCAAGTATGAGAATATATTACCCAAAGGATGA
- a CDS encoding DUF1905 domain-containing protein — MNIEFSGKIWYWRGPSPYFFVTVPAEPSDDIHHISGIVTYGWGMIPATVRIGQTEWQTALWPKDGGYIVPLKDKVRKAEKLEEGDEVVIRLEIG, encoded by the coding sequence ATCAACATCGAATTCAGCGGCAAGATCTGGTACTGGCGCGGCCCGTCTCCCTATTTCTTCGTCACGGTGCCGGCCGAGCCGAGTGACGACATCCACCACATCTCCGGCATCGTCACCTATGGCTGGGGCATGATCCCGGCCACCGTGCGCATTGGCCAGACTGAATGGCAGACGGCGCTCTGGCCTAAAGACGGAGGCTACATTGTGCCGCTTAAGGACAAGGTGCGGAAGGCGGAGAAGCTTGAGGAGGGGGATGAGGTGGTGATACGGCTGGAGATTGGTTGA
- a CDS encoding DUF5615 family PIN-like protein has protein sequence MIAFLADEDFNNRIVRGLLRRQPDIDIVRVQDIELAGAPDAAILEWAAQNGRVLLTHDVSTLTHFAQERMRAGERMAGVIEVPQSAPIGQIIEDLLLIAAISTPEEYEDRIDYLPL, from the coding sequence ATGATCGCCTTCTTGGCCGATGAGGATTTCAATAACCGCATCGTGCGCGGTTTGTTGCGCCGGCAGCCAGACATCGACATCGTCCGTGTTCAGGATATCGAACTTGCCGGCGCGCCAGACGCAGCTATCCTGGAGTGGGCTGCTCAAAATGGCCGTGTGCTTTTGACTCACGACGTGAGCACGCTCACCCATTTCGCCCAGGAACGTATGCGAGCCGGTGAACGGATGGCCGGTGTGATCGAAGTCCCCCAATCCGCACCCATCGGCCAAATCATCGAAGACCTCCTCCTTATTGCTGCCATCAGCACCCCCGAAGAATACGAAGATCGAATTGACTATCTACCACTTTGA